A single Lolium perenne isolate Kyuss_39 chromosome 6, Kyuss_2.0, whole genome shotgun sequence DNA region contains:
- the LOC127306055 gene encoding nuclear-pore anchor isoform X2, with amino-acid sequence MPLFMSDEELRLLGGDVAAVAERADAAIRELRNQVDTVRAEADAAAIAAEQTCALLEQRFTALSAEVERYQAEAAERAAASERRDADLASSHAEIHQLRIQLIAKDGEVERLKVEISELHKSKCQSLELIEQRDIEIREKDGVIKSYYDKILNQADASASKEARIQEAEAKLTHCQSTCDRIAQEKEILEKHNLWLDEELTAKVKNLADLRKANMDEESRLSAKIAELERENSESTSSLRRSKERVSELEQRVSYMEKELFSAKDASAANEQRLGTELSTVMKLADLHKESSDEWSKKAGELEGVIKALETHLTQVEDDYKEKLEKETLAKIDLEKEVAELKQKIEKCEFDLENARKSGELSLVPLTSIAEDLADLSDTQMKEMTPNAVNQNDLMIVPRVPSGVSGTALAASLLRDGWSLAKIYEKYQEATDALRHERWGRRHAEAVLERVLHEIEEKAELILDERAEHERMVEAYALMDHKLQQALLEHDNFENTIRNLKSELKRWERDHTIADKEISDLTKQVAVLLKECQDIQLRCGSSLSNVGHGAFSMTIRDGVSNDEGNGHEHMTFNDINGLVQQNVELRNKVHLLSSDLDKKDMELRESFQVELKRITDAAASRVEKVMKKSEEQAIMIESLHRSVAMYRKLCEEQQKTRSTVEHISNNLQDDGRKDLMVLFEGSQEVSRKTYEQVSERARKLDEELTKLRTELGSLRSERDKAVLEAEFARDRLNGYMAEIDHQRKEANSVSLRNAELMHLVVDYEKRLRESTDSMQALEENSRKLLMEVSTLKHEKEILVKSERRSLDEVHNLTERVHRLQATIDTIHTTDEVQENARSMEKRNQQEYIKRLERDWAELKKELQEQRDHIRVLTLDKKSAFDGCMKQVEDMRKEVQSSWKASSDAASRAAVAEAKCSDLEAKLKSKTIIFRDGGHDNSSATEVNDELFRLKEELEKYKEEAQANKSYMLQYKEISSSNEAALKQMESAYQDYKTESEIAKRSLEDEIAKLRSQLSEIEKRYVMKCEEAASAIEAKEKEFNTLMNEIVILRNEVTQKVERIENLEIELASSKSALDEQCKRWRSAQDNYERQVILQSETIQELTNTSKQLSSLQQEIAILRQTADAQKAENDALRTFGEQEKIELAKEKDDALKKYNELNDQNRILHNRLEALHVRLAEQERGIAGLSSQRTDSHGEDDLHSVVSYLRRSKEIAETEISLLKQEKSRLQIELESALKSSKEAHELLRSQADSARSSMFKDEEFKSLQLQVREINLLRESNIQLREENRHNFEECQKFREEVHKAKIEAERLEKVLLEKEADAEICRKELAMQNIEIANLNQRISELVENSRGVDLNTYETMKLTLRGNSIELERAKNILSEREVVIKNLEEKLAGCQSEFGARERKLTDIEASLRSEIDRQKKLYGSMKKKLEVSAKEKEDSLLKQIEDLKSSQKTISETATDQVVKEKESRIQTLERMYEREREENKKEKAFRKKNQKAYVDSLAKLTKEKKQMEELIEKHRQAVKEAIEHYSGQSSQIPSGSAVEQQIRSYFLAAKQWEESPNPFEDGSTSQTPLTETSTVDTTTAGRQVATPPRPPTQLKVMEEKSVSTLTRPSTEQRKLRRPLVRPPLEQRVEEPQADSDTPIVEGSTLQDKGGVALGSAAVKEKGSMPMERGSTLGQEKGGSSLERETSGGVSVLPSSRKRLISSSQVRDDASQGEASDANPPSKKHKEEFSQGTSEMKNDQSAPEDVTAQAPVVSVDNQDGQQLTEEMDMDQTSIRIEEVEETRDDDVSPNDDMEEQTGASVDIKSQDTEVDVDNNATDVEDVPVKSEAVVELFDEDQKLEGGKEEGQIATTTDGEDEREEGELPEESEQQSDSSPLHVDADMSEETGEGEATADRAAVEPDQSPLSQSAGVDASPSRSPAREPSPSNPAQVGASSEQQNPGAVAETGAKGRVVNLAKKMQTRQEKFGRISPPPPSSGRSGGRAPPRGRKRGGSGGQSQ; translated from the exons ATGCCGCTCTTCATGTCCGACGAGGAGCTCCGGCTCCTCGGCGGGGACGTGGCCGCGGTCGCCGAGCGGGCCGACGCCGCCATCCGCGAGCTCCGCAACCAGGTCGACACCGTCCGCGCCGAGGCCGACGCGGCCGCCATCGCGGCCGAGCAGACCTGCGCCCTCCTCGAGCAGCGCTTCACCGCGCTCTCCGCCGAGGTCGAGCGCTACCAGGCCGAGGCGGCcgagcgcgccgccgcctccgagcGCCGCGACGCCGATCTCGCATCCTCCCACGCCGAGATACACCAGCTCCGCATCCAATTG ATTGCCAAGGATGGCGAGGTTGAGCGCCTCAAAGTGGAGATCTCGGAGCTGCACAAGTCCAAGTGCCAGTCGCTGGAGTTGATCGAGCAGAGGGACATAGAGATACGGGAGAAGGATGGCGTTATCAAGAGCTACTACGATAAGATT CTAAACCAGGCTGATGCTTCTGCTAGTAAAGAGGCTAGGATACAAGAGGCTGAAGCTAAGCTAACTCACTGTCAGTCTACATGTGATCGCATTGCACAG GAGAAGGAGATTCTTGAAAAGCATAATCTCTGGCTTGATGAGGAACTGACAGCAAAAGTTAAAAATTTAGCTGATCTAAGGAAAGCAAATATGGATGAGGAGTCTAGGTTGTCAGCAAAGATTGCAGAG CTTGAAAGAGAGAATTCTGAATCTACAAGTTCCTTGAGGCGAAGTAAAGAGCGGGTTTCCGAATTAGAGCAAAGAGTATCCTATATGGAAAAG GAGCTGTTCTCTGCAAAGGATGCTTCAGCTGCTAATGAACAGCGCCTTGGCACTGAGCTCTCAACT GTCATGAAACTTGCTGACCTTCACAAAGAAAGTTCTGATGAATGGTCAAAGAAAGCGGGGGAACTTGAAGGTGTTATCAAAGCATTGGAG ACACATCTGACCCAAGTAGAAGATGACTACAAGGAAAAGCTTGAGAAGGAGACCTTAGCTAAGATTGATCTTGAAAAG GAGGTTGCCGAATTAAAGCAGAAGATCGAGAAGTGTGAATTTGATCTAGAAAATGCAAGAAAGTCTGGTGAATTGAGCCTCGTTCCGTTGACCAGCATTGCAGAAGACCTTGCTGATTTATCAGACACACAAATGAAAGAAAT GACACCTAATGCTGTAAATCAGAATGACCTAATGATAGTTCCAAGAGTACCCAGTGGTGTTTCTGGAACTGCATTAGCTGCTTCTCTTCTCCGCGATGGGTGGAGT CTTGCTAAGATATATGAGAAATATCAAGAAGCTACTGATGCTTTACGTCATGAGAGGTGGGGAAGGAGAcatgcagaagcagtcctggaaagG GTCTTGCATGAAATTGAAGAGAAGGCTGAGCTTATCTTAGATGAACGAG CTGAGCATGAGAGGATGGTGGAAGCTTATGCTCTAATGGATCACAAATTACAGCAGGCATTGTTggagcatgacaattttgaaaataccataAGGAACCTAAAG TCGGAGTTAAAAAGATGGGAACGCGATCATACTATCGCAGACAAGGAAATAAGCGACCTTACAAAACAA GTCGCTGTTCTTTTAAAGGAATGTCAAGACATACAGCTTCGTTGTGGTTCTAGTCTTTCAAATGTAGGTCATGGTGCCTTTTCTATGACCATAAGGGATGGCGTGTCTAATGATGAAGGCAATGGTCATGAGCAT ATgacatttaatgatattaatgggCTTGTCCAGCAAAATGTTGAGCTTCGAAATAAAGTTCACCTGCTTTCTTCTGATCTTGACAAAAAGGACATGGAACTCAGG GAGAGCTTTCAAGTTGAGCTGAAGAGAATCACGGATGCTGCTGCATCCAGAGTTGAAAAAGTTATGAAGAAATCTGAAGAACAAGCAATAATGATTGAATCTCTTCATAGATCT GTGGCGATGTATAGGAAGTTGTGTGAAGAACAGCAGAAGACTCGTTCTACTGTTGAACACATATCCAATAATCTTCAAG ACGATGGCAGGAAGGACCTGATGGTTCTATTTGAAGGATCACAG GAGGTCTCGAGAAAAACATATGAACAAGTCTCCGAGCGGGCCAGAAAACTTGATGAAGAGTTGACTAAGTTGAG GACTGAGCTTGGGTCTTTGCGGTCTGAGCGTGATAAGGCAGTGCTTGAAGCTGAGTTTGCTCGTGATCGTCTTAATGGGTACATGGCAGAGATTGATCATCAG AGGAAGGAAGCTAATTCTGTTTCACTCAGAAACGCGGAATTGATGCACTTAGTAGTTGATTATGAAAAAAGACTCCGTGAAAGTACAGATTCTATGCAAGCTTTAGAGGAGAACTCAAGGAAGCTTTTAATGGAG GTGTCTACTTTAAAGCATGAAAAGGAGATTTTAGTCAAGTCAGAGAGAAGATCTTTGGATGAGGTCCACAATTTAACCGAGAGAGTGCACCGTCTGCAG GCCACTATTGACACAATTCATACTACTGACGAGGTTCAAGAG AATGCAAGGTCTATGGAAAAGAGAAATCAACAAGAGTACATCAAACGACTTGAG AGAGACTGGGCTGAACTAAAAAAGGAGCTCCAAGAGCAACGTGATCATATTCGAGTCCTGACACTTGATAAGAAAAGTGCTTTTGACGGCTGTATGAAGCAGGTAGAGGATATGAGAAAGGAGGTGCAGAGCTCATGGAAAGCTTCTAGTGATGCTGCATCGAGGGCTGCTGTTGCAGAG GCGAAGTGTTCCGATTTGGAGGCGAAGCTCAAATCTAAAacg ATCATATTTAGGGATGGTGGTCATGACAACTCATCAGCAACTGAG GTGAATGATGAGCTGTTCcggctgaaagaggagttagaaaAATACAAGGAGGAAGCACAAGCAAATAAAAGCTATATGCTTCAG TACAAAGAAATTTCAAGCTCAAATGAAGCTGCATTGAAGCAAATGGAATCTGCATACCAGGATTACAAAACGGAG TCTGAGATTGCCAAAAGAAGCTTGGAAGATGAGATTGCTAAGTTAAGGAGTCAGTTGTCTGAAATAGAGAAGAGATATGTAATGAAGTGTGAAGAAGCTGCCAGTGCAATTGAAGCTAAAGAGAAGGAGTTCAATACTCTCATGAATGAGATTGTGATTCTTAGAAATGAAGTTACCCAGAAAGT AGAACGAATTGAGAATTTGGAAATTGAATTGGCTTCATCGAAGAGTGCTCTTGATGAGCAGTGTAAGCGTTGGCGCAGCGCTCAAGACAATTATGAGAGACAG GTTATCCTGCAATCTGAAACGATACAGGAACTGACAAATACTTCTAAGCAACTATCTTCGCTGCAGCAGGAAATTGCAATTCTTCGGCAAACAGCAGATGCACAAAAGGCTGAAAAT GATGCATTAAGAACATTCGGTGAACAAGAAAAGATAGAATTGGCAAAAGAAAAGGACGATGCCCTTAAAAAGTATAACGAGCTAAATGACCAG AACAGAATTCTGCACAATCGACTAGAAGCTTTGCATGTGCGCTTAGCTGAGCAAGAACGGGGTATCGCTGGGCTTTCATCGCAACGTACTGACTCACATGGAGAGGATGATTTGCACAGTGTCGTCAGCTACTTGCGCAGATCAAAGGAAATT GCAGAAACAGAAATATCGTTGCTAAAGCAGGAGAAATCACGGCTTCAGATAGAA CTGGAAAGTGCATTGAAGTCCAGCAAGGAGGCACATGAACTACTTCGCAGTCAAGCTGATAGTGCAAGATCATCAATGTTCAAGGATGAAGAGTTCAAGTCCCTGCAGCTCCAG GTGAGAGAAATTAATTTGCTTCGTGAGAGCAACATTCAGCTTAGAGAGGAGAATAGACACAATTTTGAAGAATGCCAG AAATTTCGTGAGGAGGTTCACAAGGCTAAAATCGAGGCTGAAAGGTTGGAGAAAGTTTTACTGGAGAAAGAGGCAGACGCTGAAATATGTAGAAAAGAACTAGCAATGCAGAACATTGAAATAGCAAATCTAAACCAAAGGATTTCAGAG TTGGTTGAAAATAGTAGAGGCGTCGATTTGAACACATACGAGACCATGAAG TTGACCTTGAGAGGGAATTCAATTGAACTTGAGCGTGCAAAAAATATTCTTTCTGAGAGGGAAGTTGTCATAAAAAATTTGGAGGAGAAGCTTGCTGGCTGTCAGTCTGAATTCGGAGCCAGGGAAAGGAAGCTGACTGACATTGAG GCTAGTTTGAGATCTGAAATTGACAGACAGAAGAAGCTCTACGGCTCCATGAAG AAAAAGCTTGAAGTGTCAGCAAAAGAGAAGGAGGATAGCCTTTTGAAGCAGATTGAAGATCTTAAATCTA GTCAGAAAACTATTTCGGAAACTGCAACTGATCAGGTTGTAAAAGAAAAGGAGTCCAGGATACAG ACACTGGAAAGAATGtacgagagggagagagaggagaaCAAGAAAGAAAAGGCGTTCAGAAAAAAGAATCAGAAGGCATATGTTGACAGCCTTGCAAAGCTAACAAAG GAGAAGAAACAAATGGAGGAATTAATAGAGAAGCACAGGCAAGCTGTGAAGGAGGCGATTGAG CATTATTCTGGGCAGTCATCTCAAATCCCGTCTGGGTCTGCTGTGGAGCAGCAAATCCGTTCATATTTCCTTGCTGCTAAGCAATGGGAGGAATCACCTAACCCGTTCGAAGATGGTTCAACGAGTCAGACACCACTTACTGAAACTTCCACTGTTGATACAACTACAGCAG GTCGGCAGGTAGCAACTCCACCAAGGCCTCCTACTCAGCTTAAAGTGATGGAGGAGAAATCAGTTTCTACTTTGACCAGACCAAGTACTGAACAACGTAAACTAAGAAGGCCGCTTGTTCGACCCCCTCTTGAACAACGGGTTGAAGAGCCTCAGGCTGATAGTGATACACCAATTGTCGAAGGTTCCACATTACAGGACAAAGGTGGCGTGGCACTAGGTTCTGCAGCAGTTAAGGAGAAAGGTAGCATGCCAATGGAGCGAGGTTCTACACTAGGTCAGGAGAAAGGAGGATCATCACTGGAGCGTGAAACTTCTGGTGGTGTGTCTGTATTGCCTTCTAGTCGTAAACGTCTCATATCGTCATCGCAGGTGAGAGATGATGCTTCACAGGGAGAGGCTAGTGATGCCAATCCTCCATCAAAGAAACATAAGGAGGAATTTTCACAAGGTACCAGTGAGATGAAAAATGACCAATCGGCTCCTGAAGATGTAACGGCTCAGGCTCCTGTGGTGTCTGTGGACAACCAAGATGGGCAACAGCTTACAGAAGAGATGGACATGGATCAGACGTCCATTCGAATTGAAGAGGTTGAGGAGACGAGGGATGATGATGTGAGTCCTAATGATGACATGGAAGAACAGACAGGTGCATCAGTGGACATTAAAAGCCAGGATACTGAAGTTgatgttgacaacaatgcaactgACGTGGAAGATGTGCCCGTCAAGTCTGAGGCTGTAGTGGAATTATTTGATGAAGACCAGAAACTCGAAGGCGGGAAGGAAGAGGGACAGATTGCTACAACCACCGACGGTGAAGATGAGAGGGAAGAGGGGGAGTTGCCGGAGGAATCCGAACAACAGTCGGATAGTAGTCCCCTGCATGTTGATGCAGATATGTCAGAGGAGACTGGAGAAGGTGAGGCAACTGCTGATCGTGCTGCGGTTGAACCAGACCAAAGCCCTCTATCACAATCAGCTGGAGTAGACGCCTCACCAAGCAGATCCCCTGCACGTGAACCTTCCCCTTCTAACCCAGCTCAAGTGGGTGCATCTTCCGAACAACAGAATCCTGGTGCTGTAGCAGAGACTGGTGCTAAGGGTCGGGTGGTCAACTTAGCAAAAAAGATGCAGACCAGACAAGAGAAATTTGGCCGcatctctcctccaccaccttcCAGCGGCCGCAGTGGTGGCCGCGCACCACCACGGGGACGGAAGCGTGGTGGCAGTGGTGGCCAGTCGCAGTGA